The Silurus meridionalis isolate SWU-2019-XX chromosome 16, ASM1480568v1, whole genome shotgun sequence genome has a segment encoding these proteins:
- the src gene encoding proto-oncogene tyrosine-protein kinase Src isoform X2, translating to MGGNKSKPRELGQHRSLDGNVSMNSGGGSTVGHHLSLYQQNSTPNQNPALDSSRHGAQNLTNNSDLPLFGGVNSLTLTAGGVTTFVALYDYESRTASDLSFGKGERLQIVNNTEGDWWLACSLTTGQRGYIPSNYVAPSDSIQAEEWFFGKITRRDSERLLLSLENRRGTFLVRESETTKGAYCLSVLDYDNVKGLNVKHYKIRKLDSGGFYITSRTQFNNLQHLVSHYRKHADGLCHCLTDVCPVLKPPQTQGLARDAWEIPRDSLRLEVKLGQGCFGEVWMGTWNGTTRVAIKTLKPSTMSPEAFLQEAQVMKKLRHEKLVQLYAVVSEEPIYIVTEYMSQGSLLDFLKGEMGKMLRLPQLVDMASQIASGMAYVERMNYVHRDLRAANILVGENLVCKVADFGLARLIEDNEYTARQGAKFPIKWTAPEAALYGRFTIKSDVWSFGVLLTELATKGRVPYPGMVNREVLDQVERGYRMPCPAECPESLHELMLTCWRKEPEERPTFEYLQGFLEDYFTSTEPQYQPGENL from the exons ATGGGGGGAAACAAGAGCAAACCCAGAGAGCTTGGCCAGCACCGGAGTTTGGATGGTAACGTTAGCATGAACAGTGGGGGTGGCAGCACTGTCGGACATCACCTCAGCTTGTACCAGCAAAACTCAACACCCAACCAGAACCCTGCATTGGATAGCTCACGGCATGGCGCCCAGAATCTAACCAATAATTCGGATCTGCCCTTGTTTGGAGGAGTGAACAGCCTCACATTAACAGCAG GAGGCGTGACTACATTTGTGGCATTGTATGACTATGAATCACGCACTGCCTCTGATCTGTCATTCGGGAAAGGAGAACGGCTTCAGATAGTCAACAACAC GGAAGGAGATTGGTGGCTAGCCTGTTCACTGACCACAGGACAACGTGGCTACATCCCCAGCAACTACGTCGCTCCTTCTGACTCCATTCAGGCTGAAGA GTGGTTCTTTGGAAAAATCACTCGTAGAGACTCTGAACGGTTGCTGTTGAGTCTTGAGAACAGAAGGGGAACTTTCCTGGTCCGAGAAAGTGAGACCACCAAAG GGGcctactgtctgtctgtcctggACTACGACAACGTTAAAGGGCTGAATGTGAAGCATTACAAAATCAGGAAGCTGGACAGTGGCGGTTTTTACATTACCTCTCGCACACAATTTAATAACCTTCAGCACCTTGTCAGCCACTACCGAA AACATGCTGACGGTTTGTGCCACTGCCTGACCGATGTGTGTCCCGTGCTGAAACCACCACAGACTCAGGGTTTGGCTCGAGATGCCTGGGAAATCCCCCGTGACTCTTTGCGCCTTGAAGTAAAACTGGGACAGGGCTGTTTTGGAGAGGTCTGGATGG GGACGTGGAACGGGACAACTCGAGTGGCCATTAAGACTCTGAAGCCGAGCACCATGTCTCCAGAAGCCTTTTTGCAGGAGGCTCAGGTCATGAAGAAACTACGACATGAGAAGCTGGTGCAACTGTACGCTGTGGTATCTGAAGAGCCCATTTATATTGTCACTGAGTATATGAGCCAAG GTAGTCTGCTTGActtcttaaaaggagaaatggGGAAGATGCTGCGCTTACCTCAGCTTGTAGACATGGCCTCACAG ATTGCCTCTGGCATGGCGTATGTGGAGAGAATGAATTATGTCCACCGAGACCTCAGGGCTGCCAACATCCTGGTGGGAGAGAACCTGGTGTGTAAAGTGGCTGATTTTGGCCTCGCTCGCCTCATAGAGGACAACGAATACACTGCGAGGCAGG GTGCCAAATTTCCTATAAAGTGGACGGCGCCAGAAGCTGCTCTGTATGGACGCTTCACAATCAAATCTGATGTCTGGTCATTTGGGGTTTTACTCACTGAGCTGGCCACTAAAGGCAGGGTGCCATATCCAG GCATGGTAAACCGTGAGGTGCTGGACCAGGTGGAGCGTGGCTACAGGATGCCGTGCCCAGCTGAGTGCCCCGAATCACTGCATGAGCTCATGCTTACATGTTGGAGAAAAGAACCTGAGGAGAGGCCCACATTTGAGTACCTGCAAGGCTTCCTGGAAGACTATTTTACCTCTACAGAGCCACAGTACCAGCCAGGAGAAAACCTGTAA
- the src gene encoding proto-oncogene tyrosine-protein kinase Src isoform X1 — protein MGGNKSKPRELGQHRSLDGNVSMNSGGGSTVGHHLSLYQQNSTPNQNPALDSSRHGAQNLTNNSDLPLFGGVNSLTLTAGGVTTFVALYDYESRTASDLSFGKGERLQIVNNTRKLNCREGDWWLACSLTTGQRGYIPSNYVAPSDSIQAEEWFFGKITRRDSERLLLSLENRRGTFLVRESETTKGAYCLSVLDYDNVKGLNVKHYKIRKLDSGGFYITSRTQFNNLQHLVSHYRKHADGLCHCLTDVCPVLKPPQTQGLARDAWEIPRDSLRLEVKLGQGCFGEVWMGTWNGTTRVAIKTLKPSTMSPEAFLQEAQVMKKLRHEKLVQLYAVVSEEPIYIVTEYMSQGSLLDFLKGEMGKMLRLPQLVDMASQIASGMAYVERMNYVHRDLRAANILVGENLVCKVADFGLARLIEDNEYTARQGAKFPIKWTAPEAALYGRFTIKSDVWSFGVLLTELATKGRVPYPGMVNREVLDQVERGYRMPCPAECPESLHELMLTCWRKEPEERPTFEYLQGFLEDYFTSTEPQYQPGENL, from the exons ATGGGGGGAAACAAGAGCAAACCCAGAGAGCTTGGCCAGCACCGGAGTTTGGATGGTAACGTTAGCATGAACAGTGGGGGTGGCAGCACTGTCGGACATCACCTCAGCTTGTACCAGCAAAACTCAACACCCAACCAGAACCCTGCATTGGATAGCTCACGGCATGGCGCCCAGAATCTAACCAATAATTCGGATCTGCCCTTGTTTGGAGGAGTGAACAGCCTCACATTAACAGCAG GAGGCGTGACTACATTTGTGGCATTGTATGACTATGAATCACGCACTGCCTCTGATCTGTCATTCGGGAAAGGAGAACGGCTTCAGATAGTCAACAACAC GAGAAAGCTGAACTGCAG GGAAGGAGATTGGTGGCTAGCCTGTTCACTGACCACAGGACAACGTGGCTACATCCCCAGCAACTACGTCGCTCCTTCTGACTCCATTCAGGCTGAAGA GTGGTTCTTTGGAAAAATCACTCGTAGAGACTCTGAACGGTTGCTGTTGAGTCTTGAGAACAGAAGGGGAACTTTCCTGGTCCGAGAAAGTGAGACCACCAAAG GGGcctactgtctgtctgtcctggACTACGACAACGTTAAAGGGCTGAATGTGAAGCATTACAAAATCAGGAAGCTGGACAGTGGCGGTTTTTACATTACCTCTCGCACACAATTTAATAACCTTCAGCACCTTGTCAGCCACTACCGAA AACATGCTGACGGTTTGTGCCACTGCCTGACCGATGTGTGTCCCGTGCTGAAACCACCACAGACTCAGGGTTTGGCTCGAGATGCCTGGGAAATCCCCCGTGACTCTTTGCGCCTTGAAGTAAAACTGGGACAGGGCTGTTTTGGAGAGGTCTGGATGG GGACGTGGAACGGGACAACTCGAGTGGCCATTAAGACTCTGAAGCCGAGCACCATGTCTCCAGAAGCCTTTTTGCAGGAGGCTCAGGTCATGAAGAAACTACGACATGAGAAGCTGGTGCAACTGTACGCTGTGGTATCTGAAGAGCCCATTTATATTGTCACTGAGTATATGAGCCAAG GTAGTCTGCTTGActtcttaaaaggagaaatggGGAAGATGCTGCGCTTACCTCAGCTTGTAGACATGGCCTCACAG ATTGCCTCTGGCATGGCGTATGTGGAGAGAATGAATTATGTCCACCGAGACCTCAGGGCTGCCAACATCCTGGTGGGAGAGAACCTGGTGTGTAAAGTGGCTGATTTTGGCCTCGCTCGCCTCATAGAGGACAACGAATACACTGCGAGGCAGG GTGCCAAATTTCCTATAAAGTGGACGGCGCCAGAAGCTGCTCTGTATGGACGCTTCACAATCAAATCTGATGTCTGGTCATTTGGGGTTTTACTCACTGAGCTGGCCACTAAAGGCAGGGTGCCATATCCAG GCATGGTAAACCGTGAGGTGCTGGACCAGGTGGAGCGTGGCTACAGGATGCCGTGCCCAGCTGAGTGCCCCGAATCACTGCATGAGCTCATGCTTACATGTTGGAGAAAAGAACCTGAGGAGAGGCCCACATTTGAGTACCTGCAAGGCTTCCTGGAAGACTATTTTACCTCTACAGAGCCACAGTACCAGCCAGGAGAAAACCTGTAA